The Sabethes cyaneus chromosome 3, idSabCyanKW18_F2, whole genome shotgun sequence DNA window GTTGGGATTACGAAAATGTTCTACCGTACTTTCTTAAATCCGAGGATAACAGAAATCCCTATATGGCACAATCACCGTATCACGCAGTGGGAGGCTACCTGACAGTCCAGGAAGCACCATGGAGAACGCCATTATCCGTAGCGTTCGTTCAGGCAGGCCAAGAGATGGGATACGAATACAGAGACATCAATGGAGCGGAGCAAACTGGATTCATGCTACTGCAGGCAACAATGCGACGTGGTAGTCGCTGTAGTACATCGAAAGCATTCATACGTCCAGTACGGTTAAGAAAGAACTTACACGTAGCCATGCATGCCCATGTTACGCGCATACTTTTCGATAAAAACAATAGAGCATATGGAGTGGAATTCTCACGCCACAACAAAAGGCAGCTGGTTTTTGCCAAGAAGGAAATTATACTATCAGCTGGAGCGTTGAACACTCCACAAATCCTGATGTTGAGTGGCGTGGGCCCGGCAGACCATCTTGCTGACTTAGGCATTCCAGTTTTGTCGGATCTTCCCGTCGGGGACAACTTGCAAGATCACGTTGGCTTAGGAGGCTTAACATTCGTGATAGACGAACCAGTGACTGTGAAAACATCTCGTTTCACGACAATACCAGTAGCATTTgaatatctcttcaacgaaaGGGGTCCTATGACATTCCCAGGAATAGAAGGTTTAGCTTTCGTCAACACCAAATACGCGGATCCGTCGGGAAAATGGCCGGACATCCAATTTCATTTCGGACCAAGCTCGGTCAATTCGGATGGAGGGCAGTACATCCGAAAAATTCTCAACTTACGGGACGGCTTCTACAACACCGTGTACAAACCTCTACAAAATGCCGAAACCTGGACGATTCTACCTCTTCTTTTGCGACCGAAAAGTACCGGTTGGGTACGACTCCAGTCGCGAAACCCCTTCGTACAGCCCGCAATTGAACCGAATTATTTTGCCCACCCAGAAGATGTTGCAGTTCTTGTGGAGGGCATTAAAATAGCGGTAAACGTGTCCGCTACTCAAGCATTCCAACGCTTTGGGTCACGGCCGCACAAGATCCCATTACCTGGCTGTCGACATCTGCCGTTCATGTCCgatgagtattgggcatgttgCATCAAACAGTTCACCTTCACTATCTACCATCCGACGGGAACTGCAAAAATGGGACCAAGCTGGGACCCTGGCGCAGTGGTTGATGCACGATTGCGAGTATACGGAGTGTCCGGATTGAGAGTGGTAGATGCTAGCATTATGCCAACGATCATCAGCGGCAATCCAAACGCACCAGTGATCATGATCGCCGAAAAGGCAGCTGACATGATTAAACAAGACTGGGGTCGCTGGTGATAACGAAAATGGAAATCGGTGACGATAATTCAATTGTGCCTAATTTTTGTCTGCATTGGAATTTATGTACTTTACTAGAAAATTTTACAATGTGATATAAAGGTGTAACCAGGATAGACAATCGAACCGGTGATTGCCGCAGTGAAAATAAAAGAGACACGCCGAGAGAatgtagtttaaaaaaaattctgctagTCAGCACTTATGGATTAGGATATTTTGAGGTGTACTTAATACTGAATTTATAAAACAATAGGAAATTTGTCTTAAAATTTTAGGTTGCGaagatttttgttttaaaaaatgctgTAGGACTATGGAGGACTAAGATGGAATGACAAACAATCCTATTTAATAAAACCTGTTAATGATTTGTTCTGAATATCTAAATCTGAGAGTGCGTACAGCAAAATGACTTACTGAGTGCAGTACTTAAGGTAGTAAATAAATTGCACATTCAATCGTTACCAACAGGAGAATACATAATGTAAGACATAAAATAAAGGTCATTTATTTTGTATCACAGCCAAACGGGTAGTTGTGAAATTATTTATCTCCAACATCATTTTCATCCAACCAATATCTAGtataaaaaatattacaatTACTAGCACCGAAACCATATTTTGGTTCTTATAATTAACGCAGAACTGTAGACTGACCATCAATAACAAAAGATACTGGGTCGCCAGTATATGActacttatagcgaattcataaattaacctggctcaggtcgattagcactcagttttaatcgaagtgctgtcaaagcgttcataaattaaccgagattgcatttcggttaaactgacagcattcagtttgaagcgcaggttaaaactgtctagcattacggtttacgggtcgatctgtcaaactgcccgtatcgttcataaatttcgggttcgagttagcacgaacccaggttaatttatgaattcgctattagctgaataaaaaattgcatgGGAGTAGTGTGAAACATTTGCAATAAGAAGTGCGGGATCATAAGAATATACCCCTCAAACAGGATAAGAATCCGTAGCATCCATATTGGGGTTCGTTGACCAATTACAACTGTCATATAAATTGTCTgctgaaaagtaaaaaaaaagttgatttatCTTAGAAGACTTAAGGAAGAAAAATTAAACTAGGATGTTAAGTGATACCATAAAtgcttgaattttaaatgctgtATAAATGCATTTAAAAGCATATTGCAAAAATAGTGTGAACACTTGAAGGTTGAAGAACAGTTAAACAGACTCAACGTTGCCAGAGTCATTACACATTATATTTTGGGAgagattatttttcaaaatactTGTTTGTACAAGTTATACTCCTGTCATAAGCTAAAATTTGGGTATGACGATCATATATGGTGCAAGTGTACACACAAAATAAACGACACGATATTTTTGTAGGATTTCTTGCGATCTGTTTATCTAGCTGGAAAGTTTAAAAGAAAATACTCTTGAATGTACAtctaaatatacattttttGAAGAAACAACAATAACCTTAATTTACCGTTGATATATAAACCGTTGACTCCGAATATGGTCATAGGACGCCGTTACAACCTTAGCTTTTCTGAAGAGAAGAGACCATAGAATGATCCACCTGTTTTGGACAATGCGTTACGCGAGGTTTATTttagacacttccatttgattttgctgtaaatgtCTAAAACAGAATACGCACTGTATAAACTATATACAGTTATTTATGGGGTCCAGCGTAGGTTGATTACTTTAGTatctttttcaaaaaaaattgtacgcCCATGCCGTCTTAAGGCAGATTGTGGGGGTGTCTGGGTTTAAGAAAATTGCGTTGTTTCCTTGTTGAGGCTAAAAGCCTATGCCAATCTTTAATACTGAGTATTAATTACCGGCGAAAAATGCACCCATGCATGTTTTGTATACATTATTATATTCAATAGATTCAACAACTGTAATTAGTAACCTGGCAGTGTCGTTTCTGGTCTGCACCAAATGCTGTAACTGTACTATTGCTGTATGCTGTATTGCTGGCAGAGCGTTTTTGTTTGGGATTCCGTGCATGCGAGTAGCATAGTTTTTCGAAACACCGTATTTGACAGCCTCCAATGTTGACTGCAGTTGTTCAGCAGTCCCTGACAGCACAATGGATATTCAAAAGTAATTGCgtatcattaaaaaaaacagtaaaaagcATGTTAACTGAGCATATATTTTGCCTCGAATTTCATAAAAAAGGCCTCTGGTTGAAAAAAGTGACACTttatgttttatcagaattgTGTAGGTCGAGCCATAATTAATAATGATAGAGCAGTTAAAAATCCTTAGCGAAGCGAAGCACAAAGTTGCAGTACGGTAGGGAAtctattttaagcagtctaagcggattactgattgttttactttattacaagcgatgaGTTGACGAAGTAGGAGATATAAGCAGACCAATTTTCTTGTTTACTTTAGTACTCCACACTGTTACCACCGAAACTGACTATTATTATTAAGTTAAGCTTCTaatgttttacattaaaaattgcgACGCTGGCACTAATTTTAATTAGCCCGAACGCAGGACTCCTGAATTTTACTGATGTATTGAAAATCTATACTGGTATAACTGTTATAAGCTTGTAGCCTTGACATCAAATGACGCAAGTGCTCACATGTCTACTACAATATGGTATGTAAAAATTGAGTGCTTGGCTTTTAGAAATGCTGTAATCCGTGCTCAAAGTAGCAAGTTGGTGATCCTTTTCAGTAGTAGCGAGTAGTAGCTAATCAatccgttccttaccctacatcCAATCCTTTTTATCGATTtttcatttggcttctaaaatggATCATTAGTTATGCAAGTTcgtgtaacctatttttattggaaaatagtctTCTAAATTACTCTTCCAGTGTTTAAAAACTGAACTTATACTAAGTGTTGGTTTTATAGATGTTAAAATCCTTAGATGTCCAGTACCGGGGGACTTCCCCCTATAGTCATTTTAACAACTtgcacgcaaaataatccacacgtcctttccaggcgaaaaatcacgtaaatttctctacagggagttacatgactttcagttgaacattattggaaaatacaataacatctatctggtGTCCTCGTAAATGCatgcatactaatgcaaactacgttaaattcacgtaaatagtacggaaaagtttaatggaaaatattcacataacttttccataattacgacgtgaaaattattttgagtgtgagtcattcgtaacttctgcggggttgagcCTGGGTGCTCGGCGTGAGAAACGTGAATGTGATTGATCCCTTCGTACAtccttatttttgtttttaattgcgtTTTCTTATTAGTTAGAATTGTCATATTGAAGAGTAACCAAAGCAATCATCGATTCAAGTGGCAggattatgttttgtttttaaaatgttttctAGCTTGAAAACCAGGGGCTGCATTTTGCCTCAGGTATCCCTATGTACCTTCTTGACCATGACCGGGTTATGACAATAATACTTTGCCGCCTTGCATGCTTAACGAAAGATGGCATAGTGCGTTCGTAATACTCCTGAAAGTAGACGTTTTATAGCTGCTACATACAAGGTAAAAAGCTCAGTTTCTGACTGAATAAGCTTTGTTAAGCGTTTGCTTTTGCATGCCTGTGCTTGTCGTTTACTAAATAAGCTGCACGACTATTTCAACTAACGCCTTGTTATAATAGATTTCTTACTTCGTAATTTTGGAGAAgccattttcataatttatcaCCATTAATATCTTTTTATTCTTGGTACAGTAATAACTCGATATAaagcaactttatttttattttcgttacgtTATATCAGAGCAAAAACTTTTattatatttgaacgaaattgaTTGTAACTAaaaggggagcctttcaaaccGTTCACTTCCATTTTATGATTGAACTGCTGGTTTGAAAGATACGTTATGAAATGCGAAGAAAGTGGAATAAAGTTGAATACTGCTTCTgccatcaaaaatatcaaacggaatactaatatTGCTGTCATACAATATTAATGGGAAAGCTGAATTAGATTTCATTCTACTAAatagtcatcatcatcatataaTATTAATTGACCCTCTTACTAGAAAATATTTCATTTGAAAGTAGCTTAATTTAAATAGTGTAGGAATATTTATATTATAAATAGAAATAGAATATATAAACGCACACTCTTTTAATGGAAATGAAAGTAAATTCTGATACCTACATCATAGGCATCGATAACAAAACGGGATTTCTAGTTGATTTCatcagcagaatatgtaataattttgaaatttttttattgtcaaacCTTGCTCAGGTAATGTTATTCTAGCGGACCTGGAAAGTAAAATCGTGCTTACATGTAATTAGTTGATTCGTTAATTCTTGACAGTGCATGATATTTCTTTATAAATTTCTATTATACTCTCTATGTTAAACAATGCTGTAAGTCACGATTAAGTATGGACCCCTGAACCAATGCCTTGGGATCGGCCTGCCTATCCTTGTTTTCGCGGGTAAAGGGAAATGCTCGCGATGGGTAATGGAAAACTCGCGATTGGATTTACAATGAGTTCACAGTTTTATTTATCATTCACTACAACTTCTGGTATTACTACTCCcactttgttatatactatctAACCTTTCTACTTTTTCCGGTGGGGCCCTGTACCATTATGTACAGCTTCCTTCCTcctccagaatctagttcacAAGCCAGTCATTTCCGCTTCTCTAATATAATACAGTCCATTAATACAACCACCGCACCATTACGGCCCTTGTCGCTAAGTTCAGCGTCGAATGGAcagtgttatttgttatttgttgttTGTATTACTTGTTCTTCACATACTTAACGTTTATTGTCGACTGTTTCGACCGGAATAATATGCACAAGTGAgcttccagttggcctcgaggtatgatgctggcctaataagccagtcgtcatatgttcgaatcccgactgggagaggctgttagagtcaataggatcgtagcaattggccctgcaattgtcctgcactctaacagctggcacAAGgtcgaagtctgtcgtataaaaaaaaacagaaggtcaagtttcgataatggaatgttatagcacctaggctttgctttgctttgagcTTGCTGTGTATCACCAAGATCTTTTCATTCCCTGCAGGTTGTTTTCCTTAGCCAAAAGAACATTGTCCTCGTCCGGTACATAAACAATCCCGATCGTCATATTTTGCCACCTTCAGGCTGCGATCGTCTGAGAACGGTGTCCAGCTTTCAGCCTGGGTTTTCCCCTAGTAGTTTTGGGTGGAAACTCTATGGGTGGCGGGCTACGTGCTCGGGGTATATGGATATGGATCTATTTCTTACTTTAGTGGCAGGTGTTGTGAGAGTTTGTGCCCTATTCCTACCATCTGCGGAATATATTGTCGGAGTTACACTTTAACCAGTGTAAGCATTTCTTTTTACATGAAACAAACGGATAAAACTAACTAACAATTCCATACAACCTTCATAGCGGAGCCTACCGACGCTTGCAAAGCATaggttttttttactttcttccGACTTAGatgaataagaacgtttccaattaGGATGCGCTCGAGCAATTCCTTAAAAGTGATCGAGCCGCCTGATAGTTCTCAGGATATTATGTTGGCATAAGgcgtttaatttaaaaattagaGTGAAACAACACTAAATTTCAAATGTGTTCAAAAACAATTCAACATAGTTCTCTCGTTGCTCAATGTTGCTATTTAAAACTCTTCTCTATGATGACCAAGATTTGAAAACGGAAGGCAAATAAATTTATTGACTTTCGTATGTAAAATCACAATATTCTTTCGAGTTACATACGATTTGAATTTAGACCACCTTGTGTAACCTCACGGATGTAACCTTCACTTGTTTTTCTTGTTCGCCAATTCCTATAGGTGGTAAAAACTTCACGTTggtgttattttcgttcatgaGTAATAGCCGAAAAACTAATGACTGATCATGCACGGTCGTTAGGCTTGTTAATTTTTCggtcataactcaagaacaaaAATTAAACCTATCGTAAAATGTTTACGACGAGTAGATTTGTGTAAGAATAATAAAACGCTAAAATCGTGTCGAAAtaccaatatatatatatatatatatcgcaTTGATTAGAATTTACGCTACAACAGCATGGCTCATTAACTTCGTACGCAGCAAGTAATGCACACACAAACCTCTATTTACATTCATCGAGTGCTAAAATCGCGTGGCTGTACTCACTGACTGGGGAAAAATTCATTCATGCCGACTGAATAAATACTATTTAACCTCCACCCTGAACCTCAACTACTCGCCTAGACAGGTACGGTACCAGCTGTACTCGTCGTGTGCCAGGTGTGATTTGTTCTGAAGCAGGTCAATAACACTTGAAAAACCGCAAGAACTACCGCCTGACTGCTGCCTCAGAAGTACCAAGTGTAACCAGCGGAGATCAAAATAGAAGTTATGGCGATACTTGATACAGCGCCTGGAATGTGATCTCGTAATCGGTCTAGATGTGACATGTTAGACTGCCCCGGTCGGTGCTAGCGGTGCTAGCTTCTGCATAGACATACTATATAGACTAGAAGTAGCCATATTAGATAATTTAGTTTGAACACGTAACAGTGCAACTTTTTTCGCCTTCTACGCTCGAAGCATAACGGTGGCTGCGGCGCGCCCGTACCTGACGATTCGAAACTCGCCCACAGATTACGATCGATTCGACCATTAGTGCAAAGAGCGTAAATGTACGCTTAACATCGTTTAGCTTTGAATAGACGCCGGTTGGCGGAGAACTTGCGCGGAGGCTTGTGCGTAAATGCTATACCGCACCAACAACGTGAACGGACGGCAATGTTTACTTAAAAGTGCACACAATTTGTATTGACCATCCCAAAAGCGAACGAACTACCTAGAGAGTGACAACTGAGCGACCGACAGGCGATATAATGTTAGAATAAAACTATTGAAAGTAATATTTAACGGTTTTAATGGTTATTAACAATTTTGTCGTTAACAACGTAACGGTATTTTACGTAATGATACATAACAAACGTAGTATTTGTTTTAATTGCACACAACGTTATTCCCTGTAGCTAGATACAAACGTATAGTTCGCCATTCATAGGAAATAAAGGCGGATAAGTGATCTTGGATTGCTGATTAAATTCCGTAGTTGCAGTTTGAAAGCCATGTGGATTGCGATTGGCTACACATGGTAGATAATGGCTTCGACAGAAGCTGGATTGTTATCGGTTTTGGTTATTATTCTATTAAAGCtataatttatttcatttacaATTATTCAAGAAACTTCAATGTTTTAAGTATTTCAGATACTGTGAAGATCtaaaggcggacttccggcagcttccggggctactgctCTTCACCACCCattacaagtttgatgttcaaAGTTTGCCCAGAAATACATGACTTGGCAAGCTATCTGCTCATGTGGTAAACGGAGtgtgccgttcgtgactaccgggacgactgcaaacgggcagatctacctcaaagagtgtctacagaagcgtctgctttctCTGGTGAAGCAACACGAAGACTTTACGATCTTTTTTCCGCAACTAGTTCCGTGCCACTATTCAACGGATGGCCTAAAGTGGCTTGAAGGCAACGCTAACGGGTCATTTTCGCCCCCCAACGCGCCGGAACTAAGGTCCTTTGAGAAATTGTggactattatgaagcaggcactgcGGAAGCATTCCAAGaaagtcaaatctgaggaagacatgaagaaaaagtgggttcccgtacagaagaagctacaaccagatgttgtacagagcCTTaagagtggagttaagcgtaaggtgaagcatacggttatggtattgaagttgaatgaaataaatatgccaaaagcttacta harbors:
- the LOC128741251 gene encoding glucose dehydrogenase [FAD, quinone]-like, which gives rise to MALGLASIAAVAGGITHTPIALLTLIPLIAVGVNYYRYQSVDPESKPIDEETIRRYYDFVVIGAGSAGAVMASRLSEMADWSVLLLEAGGDETEVTDVPSLAGYLQLTEFDWKYQTTPSGDRRYCQAMIGDRCNWPRGKVMGGSSVLNAMVYVRGNRKDYDSWLEQGNIGWDYENVLPYFLKSEDNRNPYMAQSPYHAVGGYLTVQEAPWRTPLSVAFVQAGQEMGYEYRDINGAEQTGFMLLQATMRRGSRCSTSKAFIRPVRLRKNLHVAMHAHVTRILFDKNNRAYGVEFSRHNKRQLVFAKKEIILSAGALNTPQILMLSGVGPADHLADLGIPVLSDLPVGDNLQDHVGLGGLTFVIDEPVTVKTSRFTTIPVAFEYLFNERGPMTFPGIEGLAFVNTKYADPSGKWPDIQFHFGPSSVNSDGGQYIRKILNLRDGFYNTVYKPLQNAETWTILPLLLRPKSTGWVRLQSRNPFVQPAIEPNYFAHPEDVAVLVEGIKIAVNVSATQAFQRFGSRPHKIPLPGCRHLPFMSDEYWACCIKQFTFTIYHPTGTAKMGPSWDPGAVVDARLRVYGVSGLRVVDASIMPTIISGNPNAPVIMIAEKAADMIKQDWGRW